The region CTGATTGGCATGAGCGTCCGCCAGATTGAAGGAGAGGTCCGGTATCAGGGCAAGAGACTTCCATTTAATGTCAAGGGCAATGAACAGTTGGAGTATGCGGACGGCGGATTTGTCAGCATCAGTGATATCGGAGTGGTCTTGCCGGAATACCGGTAAAGCTTATATAGATATTGCTTGCAATGTGAGGGAAGAAAGGAGAGGCATTCATGATAGATAACCATAACCTGCAGATCAGAGATCCGTTTGTGCTGCCGCTTGCCGGACAGAGGCAGGGAGAGGGACTCTACTATTTATATGGCAGCACCGACAGTAATATCTGGGGCAAGGGGACCGGCTTCAATGCGTATACCGGCAAGGATCTGGAGCATTGGGAGGGGCCATTCCCGGTATTCCGGCCGGGGACGGATTTCTATGCCGAGCGGAATTTCTGGGCACCGGAGGTCTATGAATACGGCGGCAGCTACCTCATGTTCGCTACCTTCCGGCGCAAGGACAATGATCTGCTGGGTACGGCCGTGTTAATCTCGCAACATCCGCTGGGCCCATTCCTCCCGCACAGTGAAGGACCGGTCACTCCGGCGGATTGGAGTTCGCTGGACGGAACACTGCACTTAGATCATCAGGGCCAGCCGTGGATGGTCTTCTGTCATGAGTGGCAGCAGACCGGAGACGGGGAAGTGTGCGCTATGCGGTTAACGGAGGATCTGCGGAGCGCGGCAGGAGAACCCGCCGTGCTCTTCCGGGCCTCGGAAGCTCCGTGGACGACTCCGTTCGTATCTGCGCGTTATACGGATCAGCTCAATTATGTAACCGATGGGCCGTTTCTGTTCAGGTCAAGCGGCGGTACGCTGTATCTGCTGTGGGCCAGCTTCATTAATAACACCTATGCACTGGGCATCGCCCGTTCTGGAAGCGGAGAGATTACAGGGCCGTGGATTCATCAGGAAGAGCCGCTCTATACTAAGGACGGAGGACATGCCATGGTATTTCGCACCTTCAGCCATCAGCTGATGCTGGCGATTCATACACCGAATCAGACGCCGGAGGAACGGCCGGTTTTTGTAGAGCTGGAGGAAGAGAATGGTGTGATGAGGGTGAGGGTGTAAAAAGAAAAACGATTGCCGGTCCATCACGGATCAGCAATCGTTTCATTGCGGTGCGAAGCTTATTCGATATCAATGCTCCATTGTCCGTCTGCTTCTACAGAAAAGACATAAATTCCGTCGGTGTCGATTTTTTCCGCGGTAGAACCGGAATAATTACCAACTTCATTCACCAGCCCGCTATCATTCAATCTGACGATAAAGTTCGATTCACCTGTATGTTTGGAGGTGAACCGGGTCAGCTTGCTTTGCAGCTTTGCAAACACAACATCGTTACCCTTACCGGATAACTTAACCGGTGCGCTCTTGATATTCTCAGGGATGCTCTGCTTAATATCTGCCTTCCAGGAGCCATCCGACTCTACCTTCAGCATATACTTCCCGTCTTCGGGAATCACCACTAAAGACTTGCCCTTGTATGGTCCAATCTCGTTAACAACATATTCTTCAAAGTCTCCAGTTTCATCATACATGTGGATAATAAAGTTAGAATTCCCGGCGTCTGAGGCCTCCACAATTGCGATCCCGCTATTAAGTTG is a window of Paenibacillus sp. FSL H3-0469 DNA encoding:
- a CDS encoding glycoside hydrolase family 43 protein, which translates into the protein MIDNHNLQIRDPFVLPLAGQRQGEGLYYLYGSTDSNIWGKGTGFNAYTGKDLEHWEGPFPVFRPGTDFYAERNFWAPEVYEYGGSYLMFATFRRKDNDLLGTAVLISQHPLGPFLPHSEGPVTPADWSSLDGTLHLDHQGQPWMVFCHEWQQTGDGEVCAMRLTEDLRSAAGEPAVLFRASEAPWTTPFVSARYTDQLNYVTDGPFLFRSSGGTLYLLWASFINNTYALGIARSGSGEITGPWIHQEEPLYTKDGGHAMVFRTFSHQLMLAIHTPNQTPEERPVFVELEEENGVMRVRV